From the genome of Halobacteriovorax marinus SJ:
CTTACCCTCTAAAGCTTGGAAGTTAATTTCTATAAGATTTAAGTGAGATTGTTAAACAGGAGAAAAGCTTGAACAATTTGGCACAAAGAAAGAACCCATCCATGAACTCACTTATAGAAATGGCCACACGTGGTCACTACCCTATTTTAGAAAGTGCTTGGATTAACACCCACCAAGATCAAGCTAAGAAGTTAACAGAAGCAGAAAAGAAGAGAGCACAGAAAATCTTAAAAAGAGTTTCTGAGCATAGATCTCTTGAAAGACAGAAGACGGTTATCTTTTCAATGAACGATCAAGAGAGAAACCTCTTTATAAGTGCATTTTTAAATTTAGTAGAAGGGAGAATTTTAGATGAGAACCCTACTCTTCATTAAGATTTTATTTCTATCATTTGTCTTTAGTAACTATGCAAATGCTGAGTATAGAGTTTACCAATATTACGTAAAATCAAAACTTAGAATGCCAATTGATCAAAATGGTTATCTTGTCACTTCGACACTCGATCCTGTTAGCTATATTAGTTACAACGGTGGCGCCAATGCCCTAAAAGTTGACCTACTTCGCTCATGGGTTTGCGTCGGACACACTGGAGAACATAAAGAATTATGTAAAGGTCCAGAAGAAAACTCAGGAGTTTTTGCTCAGAAATGAAGCTTAATAACGAAATACAATATTCAAAGAATAGATTAGAGCAATTAGCAGACTCCCAGAGAAATCTAATCTCCTCTCGTGAAAAGAAATTAATAAGCTTGGCGATATGTATGAGCTTAGAAAAGAGGACGAGCGCTATAACGGCGAAGTTGAGATACTAGATATTCGCGATAGAAACCAAAATGAAATAGCAGAACAACTCAATTTAAAAGAAGAGAGACTTAATAATATTAAGACAAGCTTCGATACTTCTAAGAAGAAACTTGATCTAGAAAGAGAGATTCTAGCGAATTCACACCAAGAAAAAATAGAAGACCTCAACGCAGTCTACGACAATAAGTACAAAACTAGCTTTGAAAATGCCAATCAAGTTGCAGAGGAAATAGACGATCAAACTCACGATATCATCAGACGTATGGAAGATGAGACTACAGAGAGAATTGCGCAATCAACTTTTGAAAATAAGATTAGGGCCGATGAGAAAAGCTTAGAGAATACAAGAAAGTTGGCCAATCAAGAGCGAGTTCATAAAACTCAACAACGTGCAGCGGTCAAAAATTACGATAGACGAAGTGCTGAGCTAGTTATGGAACATGAAAATCAATTGATGAACCAGAATTACCAGCAATTATCTCAAAGAAAAGAGCTCGAAAATATTCATAACAAAGAGATTGAATTTAAAAGCGAGCAACATAAGAATATCTTACTACAAGAAGATAAGAGCTTTAGGCAAAAGTATGAGGCCATCACTAAAGAACATCAAAGTGTTCTTGATAGAATTAAGCAGAAGTTTTCAAATCAAATTAATTCTATAGTTAATAGTCAAATGAGATCAAAGACAAGTGTTGAAAATAGAGGTGATGACGACTTCTATAAGATCACTTCCCTTGAGCCTGAGATTACTTCTCTAGAGAAGTCCTATCAAATATCTTTAAAAGTTCCAGAGCATGAAAAAGAAAATGTTCGCCTCACCGCTCAGGGACGAGACTTAACACTATCTCTTACAAGAAAATTCTCTGACACAGTTGAATCTGAGGATGGAAGCTCCAACCAATCAAGCCGTAGCGAAGTCTTCACCAAGAAGCTCTCAACAACAGACTTAATGAACTCAAGAGAGATTACGCAAAATTACAAAGAGGGTGTTCTCACCTTTAATATTGCAAAACTCTAGTCGTCACTTCCTGCATCGTAATCAGTGATATAGAAATTAACTTTCTCAACCTTTAGAATGGCCTTTAATTCTTTACTTAAAAACTTCATTCTCGAAGGGTGAATTGAGATAAAGGCATGAAGAATCCTCTCATCTGTCTCAACATTTACAACTTCTTCACTTAATTGATTAATGTCGTTAACCTCATGGAGGATAAGTTGTTTAACCTGTTGCTTAACGCGACCATGAGAGAGGATCTCAATATGATAAGGCTTATTATCTTTTTCGAGCATAATAAGGTTATAAAATGGATTTAATAATTTTAAGATAATTAAAATCGTTAAGGTAAAGAGAATTGCCACAAAAGGGTAGCCGGCCCCAATTGTTAGACCAATAGCAGCAACAACCCAAATTGTTGCAGCCGTCGTAAGTCCAATAACATGACCTCTACTTTGAATAATGGCCCCTGCACCAAGAAAACCGATACCACTTACGATTTGCGCTGGAATTCTAGAGATATCAGTCGTAGCGCTCTCAGTCACAAGAATAAGAGAGATGGCCGTATAAAGACATGCCCCAAGACAGATCAAGATATTTGTCTTAATCCCAGCAGACTTCATCTTACGCTCACGGTCAAGTCCTACTAGTCCACCAAGAAATAATGCCGTTAAAATCTGTATTCCCATCCCTATGTAGAAATTCACAGGACCAATGAGTTCAATATATATTTCGTTTGGCATTTGCATCTTTAAACCTTTCTTTTAG
Proteins encoded in this window:
- a CDS encoding Hsp20/alpha crystallin family protein yields the protein MYELRKEDERYNGEVEILDIRDRNQNEIAEQLNLKEERLNNIKTSFDTSKKKLDLEREILANSHQEKIEDLNAVYDNKYKTSFENANQVAEEIDDQTHDIIRRMEDETTERIAQSTFENKIRADEKSLENTRKLANQERVHKTQQRAAVKNYDRRSAELVMEHENQLMNQNYQQLSQRKELENIHNKEIEFKSEQHKNILLQEDKSFRQKYEAITKEHQSVLDRIKQKFSNQINSIVNSQMRSKTSVENRGDDDFYKITSLEPEITSLEKSYQISLKVPEHEKENVRLTAQGRDLTLSLTRKFSDTVESEDGSSNQSSRSEVFTKKLSTTDLMNSREITQNYKEGVLTFNIAKL
- a CDS encoding MgtC/SapB family protein, whose translation is MPNEIYIELIGPVNFYIGMGIQILTALFLGGLVGLDRERKMKSAGIKTNILICLGACLYTAISLILVTESATTDISRIPAQIVSGIGFLGAGAIIQSRGHVIGLTTAATIWVVAAIGLTIGAGYPFVAILFTLTILIILKLLNPFYNLIMLEKDNKPYHIEILSHGRVKQQVKQLILHEVNDINQLSEEVVNVETDERILHAFISIHPSRMKFLSKELKAILKVEKVNFYITDYDAGSDD